Proteins co-encoded in one Ziziphus jujuba cultivar Dongzao chromosome 9, ASM3175591v1 genomic window:
- the LOC107427828 gene encoding uncharacterized protein LOC107427828 isoform X4, with protein MAMVVSSNPSPPPPQPSLKLHSSLLAHIDTSTLSQSELHSLSLCSSSAFDLRRTDQLVVPKIDRSLFNESAGSRRQTYSRPRRSQSSSPTSSSSVAAIAPTGHRRRVAGLLPVPKLPPVPADDPERNENRAILNHLKHLISQDPKFDYVELSPPSLSASMVEIGENPVEYRSIGVFEGRGEMGLPSFGGERKRKRGRKPKVKVLNLETQGYLGLEMVNRNGVAVDLLSLANMEDPYGEELKRRTFGLDSEEKLLGFMRELSGQWGSRRKKRKIVDASEFGDALPVGWKLLLGLKRKEGRAWIYCRRYISPTGQHFICCKDVASYLQSFGISSTRPNGQRDENIPEYRPTAESQHAGLTYWDGDQKQDINSSLPLSTNISNEQEKEIALLGMENLAEVQIHDLFECHKCSMTFDEKDSYLQHLLSFHQRTTRRYRLGSSVGDGVIIKDGKYECQFCHKVFLERRRYNGHVGIHVRNYVRRVEELPVPIRQKRIQSPPRDDLPSTSRISKMDALIEIAQSSILENATAGPNERSKSGSAPDQPHPISSPEIPASNSDQEMNFDSPLSEQELEGRMIKKENDPEDSAHMSADGSMEKPSDRSEIVDVKMDACLDDTNLFPIKKQDGNASKTFSGKEGLAFIIHELNKSCFEREGASESGGVSPSGHHVICDVDSEANINENDNLECVSPVEINNKGNEMKVDVDSSNDRPTNDIMTDSIQKTSEGKELQGGVSDSSMSMVQQSHCFPPFDAASDKNVERKKAPPIISVEIYL; from the exons ATGGCGATGGTGGTTAGCTCCAATCCTTCACCGCCACCACCACAACCTTCTCTGAAACTCCATTCATCCCTGCTAGCCCATATAGACACATCCACGCTCTCCCAATCCGAGCTCCACTCCCTCTCCCTCTGCTCCTCCTCCGCCTTCGACCTCCGCCGTACCGACCAGCTCGTGGTCCCGAAAATCGACCGCTCTCTCTTCAACGAGAGCGCCGGTTCCCGCCGCCAGACCTACTCTCGCCCCCGCCGATCTCAATCCTCATCTcccacctcctcctcctccgtCGCCGCAATCGCTCCAACCGGCCACCGCCGCCGTGTCGCCGGCCTCCTTCCCGTACCCAAACTCCCTCCCGTACCCGCTGACGATCCCGAACGGAATGAGAATCGTGCTATCCTCAATCACCTCAAGCATTTGATTTCCCAAGATCCCAAATTTGATTACGTCGAACTGTCCCCGCCGTCGTTGTCGGCGTCGATGGTTGAAATTGGTGAGAATCCGGTGGAGTACCGCAGCATTGGGGTTTTTGAAGGGAGAGGTGAAATGGGTTTGCCGAGTTTTGGTGGtgagaggaagaggaagagaggAAGGAAGCCCAAAGTAAAGGTTTTGAATTTGGAGACTCAGGGTTATTTGGGTTTGGAGATGGTGAATAGGAATGGTGTTGCTGTTGATCTTCTAAGTTTGGCGAACATGGAAGATCCTTATGGAGAGGAGTTGAAGAGGAGAACTTTTGGGTTGGATAGCGAAGAGAAGCTGTTGGGGTTTATGAGGGAATTGAGTGGTCAATGGGGGAGTagaaggaagaagaggaagattgTAGATGCCAGCGAATTCGGCGATGCTTTGCCGGTGGGTTGGAAGCTTTTGCTGGGCCTCAAAAGGAAAGAAGGTCGTGCATGGATTTACTGCCGCAGATACATAAG CCCTACCGGACAACATTTCATATGCTGCAAAGATGTTGCTTCATATTTGCAATCTTTTGGTATCAGTTCCACACGGCCAAATGGTCAGAGGGATGAAAATATTCCAGAGTACAGACCAACTGCTGAAAGT CAGCATGCAGGGTTAACCTATTGGGATGGAGATCAAAAGCAAGACATTAATTCCAGCTTACCTTTATCTACTAATATATCTAACGAGCAGGAGAAGGAAATTGCCTTGTTGGGGATGGAGAACCTTGCAGAGGTTCAGATACATGACCTTTTTGAGTGTCACAAATGCAGTATGACTTTTGATGAGAAGGATTCATATTTGCAGCATCTTTTGTCCTTTCACCAAAGAACCACAAGAAGGTATCGACTTGGTTCTTCTGTTGGGGATGGAGTGATAATTAAAGATGGAAAATATGAATGCCAGTTCTGCCATAAGGTATTTCTGGAAAGGCGTCGCTACAATGGTCATGTGGGTATCCATGTAAGGAATTATGTGAGGAGGGTAGAAGAATTGCCTGTTCCTATACGtcaaaagagaattcaatctccaCCCAGGGATGATTTGCCTTCAACTTCTAGGATTTCTAAAATGGATGCTTTGATAGAAATTGCTCAGAgttcaattttagaaaatgcTACTGCTGGACCTAATGAAAGATCCAAAAGTGGTTCTGCACCTGATCAACCTCACCCAATTTCAAGTCCAGAAATTCCTGCTTCCAATTCTGATCAAGAAATGAACTTTGATTCTCCTTTGAGTGAACAGGAACTGGAAGGTAGAatgattaaaaaggaaaatgatcCAGAAGATAGTGCGCATATGAGCGCAGATGGAAGTATGGAGAAACCCAGTGATCGAAGTGAAATCGTAGATGTGAagatggatgcttgtctggatGATACAAATCTCTTTCCTATTAAAAAGCAAGATGGTAATGCATCTAAAACCTTTTCGGGAAAGGAAGGCTTAGCATTTATCATACATGAACTAAACAAGTCTTGCTTTGAGAGGGAAGGAGCTTCTGAAAGTGGTGGAGTTTCTCCTTCAGGTCATCATGTTATTTGTGATGTTGACAGTGAAGCAAATATAAATGAGAATGACAATTTAGAGTGTGTGAGTCCTGTTGAAATCAATAACAAGGGCAATGAAATGAAAGTTGATGTTGATAGCAGCAATGATAGGCCAACTAATGATATTATGACCGACTCCATACAGAAAACTTCTGAAGGAAAGGAACTCCAAGGTGGGGTATCTGACTCTTCAATGTCCATGGTGCAACAATCACACTGTTTCCCCCCATTTGATGCAGCATCTGATAAG AATGTCGAAAGGAAGAAGGCTCCACCAATAATCTCAGTTGAGATATATCTCTGA
- the LOC107427828 gene encoding uncharacterized protein LOC107427828 isoform X3 — protein sequence MAMVVSSNPSPPPPQPSLKLHSSLLAHIDTSTLSQSELHSLSLCSSSAFDLRRTDQLVVPKIDRSLFNESAGSRRQTYSRPRRSQSSSPTSSSSVAAIAPTGHRRRVAGLLPVPKLPPVPADDPERNENRAILNHLKHLISQDPKFDYVELSPPSLSASMVEIGENPVEYRSIGVFEGRGEMGLPSFGGERKRKRGRKPKVKVLNLETQGYLGLEMVNRNGVAVDLLSLANMEDPYGEELKRRTFGLDSEEKLLGFMRELSGQWGSRRKKRKIVDASEFGDALPVGWKLLLGLKRKEGRAWIYCRRYISPTGQHFICCKDVASYLQSFGISSTRPNGQRDENIPEYRPTAESEKEIALLGMENLAEVQIHDLFECHKCSMTFDEKDSYLQHLLSFHQRTTRRYRLGSSVGDGVIIKDGKYECQFCHKVFLERRRYNGHVGIHVRNYVRRVEELPVPIRQKRIQSPPRDDLPSTSRISKMDALIEIAQSSILENATAGPNERSKSGSAPDQPHPISSPEIPASNSDQEMNFDSPLSEQELEGRMIKKENDPEDSAHMSADGSMEKPSDRSEIVDVKMDACLDDTNLFPIKKQDGNASKTFSGKEGLAFIIHELNKSCFEREGASESGGVSPSGHHVICDVDSEANINENDNLECVSPVEINNKGNEMKVDVDSSNDRPTNDIMTDSIQKTSEGKELQGGVSDSSMSMVQQSHCFPPFDAASDKGEQVSGVDQKNENITGFEELRLDELEAMKYNFETVQESLPLQEVPIELTSTVEMEGEFGSSVQFVSEDVMLNVDGRHQLTTVCVWCGVEFNHETVDSELQPDSVGFMCPNCKAKISGQLNVLDSGSPVHPHSL from the exons ATGGCGATGGTGGTTAGCTCCAATCCTTCACCGCCACCACCACAACCTTCTCTGAAACTCCATTCATCCCTGCTAGCCCATATAGACACATCCACGCTCTCCCAATCCGAGCTCCACTCCCTCTCCCTCTGCTCCTCCTCCGCCTTCGACCTCCGCCGTACCGACCAGCTCGTGGTCCCGAAAATCGACCGCTCTCTCTTCAACGAGAGCGCCGGTTCCCGCCGCCAGACCTACTCTCGCCCCCGCCGATCTCAATCCTCATCTcccacctcctcctcctccgtCGCCGCAATCGCTCCAACCGGCCACCGCCGCCGTGTCGCCGGCCTCCTTCCCGTACCCAAACTCCCTCCCGTACCCGCTGACGATCCCGAACGGAATGAGAATCGTGCTATCCTCAATCACCTCAAGCATTTGATTTCCCAAGATCCCAAATTTGATTACGTCGAACTGTCCCCGCCGTCGTTGTCGGCGTCGATGGTTGAAATTGGTGAGAATCCGGTGGAGTACCGCAGCATTGGGGTTTTTGAAGGGAGAGGTGAAATGGGTTTGCCGAGTTTTGGTGGtgagaggaagaggaagagaggAAGGAAGCCCAAAGTAAAGGTTTTGAATTTGGAGACTCAGGGTTATTTGGGTTTGGAGATGGTGAATAGGAATGGTGTTGCTGTTGATCTTCTAAGTTTGGCGAACATGGAAGATCCTTATGGAGAGGAGTTGAAGAGGAGAACTTTTGGGTTGGATAGCGAAGAGAAGCTGTTGGGGTTTATGAGGGAATTGAGTGGTCAATGGGGGAGTagaaggaagaagaggaagattgTAGATGCCAGCGAATTCGGCGATGCTTTGCCGGTGGGTTGGAAGCTTTTGCTGGGCCTCAAAAGGAAAGAAGGTCGTGCATGGATTTACTGCCGCAGATACATAAG CCCTACCGGACAACATTTCATATGCTGCAAAGATGTTGCTTCATATTTGCAATCTTTTGGTATCAGTTCCACACGGCCAAATGGTCAGAGGGATGAAAATATTCCAGAGTACAGACCAACTGCTGAAAGT GAGAAGGAAATTGCCTTGTTGGGGATGGAGAACCTTGCAGAGGTTCAGATACATGACCTTTTTGAGTGTCACAAATGCAGTATGACTTTTGATGAGAAGGATTCATATTTGCAGCATCTTTTGTCCTTTCACCAAAGAACCACAAGAAGGTATCGACTTGGTTCTTCTGTTGGGGATGGAGTGATAATTAAAGATGGAAAATATGAATGCCAGTTCTGCCATAAGGTATTTCTGGAAAGGCGTCGCTACAATGGTCATGTGGGTATCCATGTAAGGAATTATGTGAGGAGGGTAGAAGAATTGCCTGTTCCTATACGtcaaaagagaattcaatctccaCCCAGGGATGATTTGCCTTCAACTTCTAGGATTTCTAAAATGGATGCTTTGATAGAAATTGCTCAGAgttcaattttagaaaatgcTACTGCTGGACCTAATGAAAGATCCAAAAGTGGTTCTGCACCTGATCAACCTCACCCAATTTCAAGTCCAGAAATTCCTGCTTCCAATTCTGATCAAGAAATGAACTTTGATTCTCCTTTGAGTGAACAGGAACTGGAAGGTAGAatgattaaaaaggaaaatgatcCAGAAGATAGTGCGCATATGAGCGCAGATGGAAGTATGGAGAAACCCAGTGATCGAAGTGAAATCGTAGATGTGAagatggatgcttgtctggatGATACAAATCTCTTTCCTATTAAAAAGCAAGATGGTAATGCATCTAAAACCTTTTCGGGAAAGGAAGGCTTAGCATTTATCATACATGAACTAAACAAGTCTTGCTTTGAGAGGGAAGGAGCTTCTGAAAGTGGTGGAGTTTCTCCTTCAGGTCATCATGTTATTTGTGATGTTGACAGTGAAGCAAATATAAATGAGAATGACAATTTAGAGTGTGTGAGTCCTGTTGAAATCAATAACAAGGGCAATGAAATGAAAGTTGATGTTGATAGCAGCAATGATAGGCCAACTAATGATATTATGACCGACTCCATACAGAAAACTTCTGAAGGAAAGGAACTCCAAGGTGGGGTATCTGACTCTTCAATGTCCATGGTGCAACAATCACACTGTTTCCCCCCATTTGATGCAGCATCTGATAAG GGTGAACAAGTTTCTGGTGTTGatcagaaaaatgaaaatataacagGGTTTGAGGAGCTGAGACTGGATGAACTTGAAGCTATGAAGTATAACTTTGAAACTGTGCAAGAGTCTCTTCCCCTTCAGGAGGTACCCATAGAGTTGACAAGTACTGTAGAGATGGAAGGGGAATTTGGTTCCTCTGTTCAATTTGTATCAGAAGATGTGATGTTGAATGTGGATGGCAGACATCAGCTTACAACTGTGTGTGTATGGTGTGGAGTAGAATTTAACCATGAGACTGTCGATTCTGAACTACAACCAGATTCTGTAGGTTTCATGTGTCCAAATTGCAAAGCAAAAATATCTGGGCAACTTAATGTGTTGGATAGTGGCTCTCCGGTGCATCCTCATAGTCTCTGA
- the LOC107427828 gene encoding uncharacterized protein LOC107427828 isoform X2, which produces MAMVVSSNPSPPPPQPSLKLHSSLLAHIDTSTLSQSELHSLSLCSSSAFDLRRTDQLVVPKIDRSLFNESAGSRRQTYSRPRRSQSSSPTSSSSVAAIAPTGHRRRVAGLLPVPKLPPVPADDPERNENRAILNHLKHLISQDPKFDYVELSPPSLSASMVEIGENPVEYRSIGVFEGRGEMGLPSFGGERKRKRGRKPKVKVLNLETQGYLGLEMVNRNGVAVDLLSLANMEDPYGEELKRRTFGLDSEEKLLGFMRELSGQWGSRRKKRKIVDASEFGDALPVGWKLLLGLKRKEGRAWIYCRRYISPTGQHFICCKDVASYLQSFGISSTRPNGQRDENIPEYRPTAESHAGLTYWDGDQKQDINSSLPLSTNISNEQEKEIALLGMENLAEVQIHDLFECHKCSMTFDEKDSYLQHLLSFHQRTTRRYRLGSSVGDGVIIKDGKYECQFCHKVFLERRRYNGHVGIHVRNYVRRVEELPVPIRQKRIQSPPRDDLPSTSRISKMDALIEIAQSSILENATAGPNERSKSGSAPDQPHPISSPEIPASNSDQEMNFDSPLSEQELEGRMIKKENDPEDSAHMSADGSMEKPSDRSEIVDVKMDACLDDTNLFPIKKQDGNASKTFSGKEGLAFIIHELNKSCFEREGASESGGVSPSGHHVICDVDSEANINENDNLECVSPVEINNKGNEMKVDVDSSNDRPTNDIMTDSIQKTSEGKELQGGVSDSSMSMVQQSHCFPPFDAASDKGEQVSGVDQKNENITGFEELRLDELEAMKYNFETVQESLPLQEVPIELTSTVEMEGEFGSSVQFVSEDVMLNVDGRHQLTTVCVWCGVEFNHETVDSELQPDSVGFMCPNCKAKISGQLNVLDSGSPVHPHSL; this is translated from the exons ATGGCGATGGTGGTTAGCTCCAATCCTTCACCGCCACCACCACAACCTTCTCTGAAACTCCATTCATCCCTGCTAGCCCATATAGACACATCCACGCTCTCCCAATCCGAGCTCCACTCCCTCTCCCTCTGCTCCTCCTCCGCCTTCGACCTCCGCCGTACCGACCAGCTCGTGGTCCCGAAAATCGACCGCTCTCTCTTCAACGAGAGCGCCGGTTCCCGCCGCCAGACCTACTCTCGCCCCCGCCGATCTCAATCCTCATCTcccacctcctcctcctccgtCGCCGCAATCGCTCCAACCGGCCACCGCCGCCGTGTCGCCGGCCTCCTTCCCGTACCCAAACTCCCTCCCGTACCCGCTGACGATCCCGAACGGAATGAGAATCGTGCTATCCTCAATCACCTCAAGCATTTGATTTCCCAAGATCCCAAATTTGATTACGTCGAACTGTCCCCGCCGTCGTTGTCGGCGTCGATGGTTGAAATTGGTGAGAATCCGGTGGAGTACCGCAGCATTGGGGTTTTTGAAGGGAGAGGTGAAATGGGTTTGCCGAGTTTTGGTGGtgagaggaagaggaagagaggAAGGAAGCCCAAAGTAAAGGTTTTGAATTTGGAGACTCAGGGTTATTTGGGTTTGGAGATGGTGAATAGGAATGGTGTTGCTGTTGATCTTCTAAGTTTGGCGAACATGGAAGATCCTTATGGAGAGGAGTTGAAGAGGAGAACTTTTGGGTTGGATAGCGAAGAGAAGCTGTTGGGGTTTATGAGGGAATTGAGTGGTCAATGGGGGAGTagaaggaagaagaggaagattgTAGATGCCAGCGAATTCGGCGATGCTTTGCCGGTGGGTTGGAAGCTTTTGCTGGGCCTCAAAAGGAAAGAAGGTCGTGCATGGATTTACTGCCGCAGATACATAAG CCCTACCGGACAACATTTCATATGCTGCAAAGATGTTGCTTCATATTTGCAATCTTTTGGTATCAGTTCCACACGGCCAAATGGTCAGAGGGATGAAAATATTCCAGAGTACAGACCAACTGCTGAAAGT CATGCAGGGTTAACCTATTGGGATGGAGATCAAAAGCAAGACATTAATTCCAGCTTACCTTTATCTACTAATATATCTAACGAGCAGGAGAAGGAAATTGCCTTGTTGGGGATGGAGAACCTTGCAGAGGTTCAGATACATGACCTTTTTGAGTGTCACAAATGCAGTATGACTTTTGATGAGAAGGATTCATATTTGCAGCATCTTTTGTCCTTTCACCAAAGAACCACAAGAAGGTATCGACTTGGTTCTTCTGTTGGGGATGGAGTGATAATTAAAGATGGAAAATATGAATGCCAGTTCTGCCATAAGGTATTTCTGGAAAGGCGTCGCTACAATGGTCATGTGGGTATCCATGTAAGGAATTATGTGAGGAGGGTAGAAGAATTGCCTGTTCCTATACGtcaaaagagaattcaatctccaCCCAGGGATGATTTGCCTTCAACTTCTAGGATTTCTAAAATGGATGCTTTGATAGAAATTGCTCAGAgttcaattttagaaaatgcTACTGCTGGACCTAATGAAAGATCCAAAAGTGGTTCTGCACCTGATCAACCTCACCCAATTTCAAGTCCAGAAATTCCTGCTTCCAATTCTGATCAAGAAATGAACTTTGATTCTCCTTTGAGTGAACAGGAACTGGAAGGTAGAatgattaaaaaggaaaatgatcCAGAAGATAGTGCGCATATGAGCGCAGATGGAAGTATGGAGAAACCCAGTGATCGAAGTGAAATCGTAGATGTGAagatggatgcttgtctggatGATACAAATCTCTTTCCTATTAAAAAGCAAGATGGTAATGCATCTAAAACCTTTTCGGGAAAGGAAGGCTTAGCATTTATCATACATGAACTAAACAAGTCTTGCTTTGAGAGGGAAGGAGCTTCTGAAAGTGGTGGAGTTTCTCCTTCAGGTCATCATGTTATTTGTGATGTTGACAGTGAAGCAAATATAAATGAGAATGACAATTTAGAGTGTGTGAGTCCTGTTGAAATCAATAACAAGGGCAATGAAATGAAAGTTGATGTTGATAGCAGCAATGATAGGCCAACTAATGATATTATGACCGACTCCATACAGAAAACTTCTGAAGGAAAGGAACTCCAAGGTGGGGTATCTGACTCTTCAATGTCCATGGTGCAACAATCACACTGTTTCCCCCCATTTGATGCAGCATCTGATAAG GGTGAACAAGTTTCTGGTGTTGatcagaaaaatgaaaatataacagGGTTTGAGGAGCTGAGACTGGATGAACTTGAAGCTATGAAGTATAACTTTGAAACTGTGCAAGAGTCTCTTCCCCTTCAGGAGGTACCCATAGAGTTGACAAGTACTGTAGAGATGGAAGGGGAATTTGGTTCCTCTGTTCAATTTGTATCAGAAGATGTGATGTTGAATGTGGATGGCAGACATCAGCTTACAACTGTGTGTGTATGGTGTGGAGTAGAATTTAACCATGAGACTGTCGATTCTGAACTACAACCAGATTCTGTAGGTTTCATGTGTCCAAATTGCAAAGCAAAAATATCTGGGCAACTTAATGTGTTGGATAGTGGCTCTCCGGTGCATCCTCATAGTCTCTGA
- the LOC107427828 gene encoding uncharacterized protein LOC107427828 isoform X1, which produces MAMVVSSNPSPPPPQPSLKLHSSLLAHIDTSTLSQSELHSLSLCSSSAFDLRRTDQLVVPKIDRSLFNESAGSRRQTYSRPRRSQSSSPTSSSSVAAIAPTGHRRRVAGLLPVPKLPPVPADDPERNENRAILNHLKHLISQDPKFDYVELSPPSLSASMVEIGENPVEYRSIGVFEGRGEMGLPSFGGERKRKRGRKPKVKVLNLETQGYLGLEMVNRNGVAVDLLSLANMEDPYGEELKRRTFGLDSEEKLLGFMRELSGQWGSRRKKRKIVDASEFGDALPVGWKLLLGLKRKEGRAWIYCRRYISPTGQHFICCKDVASYLQSFGISSTRPNGQRDENIPEYRPTAESQHAGLTYWDGDQKQDINSSLPLSTNISNEQEKEIALLGMENLAEVQIHDLFECHKCSMTFDEKDSYLQHLLSFHQRTTRRYRLGSSVGDGVIIKDGKYECQFCHKVFLERRRYNGHVGIHVRNYVRRVEELPVPIRQKRIQSPPRDDLPSTSRISKMDALIEIAQSSILENATAGPNERSKSGSAPDQPHPISSPEIPASNSDQEMNFDSPLSEQELEGRMIKKENDPEDSAHMSADGSMEKPSDRSEIVDVKMDACLDDTNLFPIKKQDGNASKTFSGKEGLAFIIHELNKSCFEREGASESGGVSPSGHHVICDVDSEANINENDNLECVSPVEINNKGNEMKVDVDSSNDRPTNDIMTDSIQKTSEGKELQGGVSDSSMSMVQQSHCFPPFDAASDKGEQVSGVDQKNENITGFEELRLDELEAMKYNFETVQESLPLQEVPIELTSTVEMEGEFGSSVQFVSEDVMLNVDGRHQLTTVCVWCGVEFNHETVDSELQPDSVGFMCPNCKAKISGQLNVLDSGSPVHPHSL; this is translated from the exons ATGGCGATGGTGGTTAGCTCCAATCCTTCACCGCCACCACCACAACCTTCTCTGAAACTCCATTCATCCCTGCTAGCCCATATAGACACATCCACGCTCTCCCAATCCGAGCTCCACTCCCTCTCCCTCTGCTCCTCCTCCGCCTTCGACCTCCGCCGTACCGACCAGCTCGTGGTCCCGAAAATCGACCGCTCTCTCTTCAACGAGAGCGCCGGTTCCCGCCGCCAGACCTACTCTCGCCCCCGCCGATCTCAATCCTCATCTcccacctcctcctcctccgtCGCCGCAATCGCTCCAACCGGCCACCGCCGCCGTGTCGCCGGCCTCCTTCCCGTACCCAAACTCCCTCCCGTACCCGCTGACGATCCCGAACGGAATGAGAATCGTGCTATCCTCAATCACCTCAAGCATTTGATTTCCCAAGATCCCAAATTTGATTACGTCGAACTGTCCCCGCCGTCGTTGTCGGCGTCGATGGTTGAAATTGGTGAGAATCCGGTGGAGTACCGCAGCATTGGGGTTTTTGAAGGGAGAGGTGAAATGGGTTTGCCGAGTTTTGGTGGtgagaggaagaggaagagaggAAGGAAGCCCAAAGTAAAGGTTTTGAATTTGGAGACTCAGGGTTATTTGGGTTTGGAGATGGTGAATAGGAATGGTGTTGCTGTTGATCTTCTAAGTTTGGCGAACATGGAAGATCCTTATGGAGAGGAGTTGAAGAGGAGAACTTTTGGGTTGGATAGCGAAGAGAAGCTGTTGGGGTTTATGAGGGAATTGAGTGGTCAATGGGGGAGTagaaggaagaagaggaagattgTAGATGCCAGCGAATTCGGCGATGCTTTGCCGGTGGGTTGGAAGCTTTTGCTGGGCCTCAAAAGGAAAGAAGGTCGTGCATGGATTTACTGCCGCAGATACATAAG CCCTACCGGACAACATTTCATATGCTGCAAAGATGTTGCTTCATATTTGCAATCTTTTGGTATCAGTTCCACACGGCCAAATGGTCAGAGGGATGAAAATATTCCAGAGTACAGACCAACTGCTGAAAGT CAGCATGCAGGGTTAACCTATTGGGATGGAGATCAAAAGCAAGACATTAATTCCAGCTTACCTTTATCTACTAATATATCTAACGAGCAGGAGAAGGAAATTGCCTTGTTGGGGATGGAGAACCTTGCAGAGGTTCAGATACATGACCTTTTTGAGTGTCACAAATGCAGTATGACTTTTGATGAGAAGGATTCATATTTGCAGCATCTTTTGTCCTTTCACCAAAGAACCACAAGAAGGTATCGACTTGGTTCTTCTGTTGGGGATGGAGTGATAATTAAAGATGGAAAATATGAATGCCAGTTCTGCCATAAGGTATTTCTGGAAAGGCGTCGCTACAATGGTCATGTGGGTATCCATGTAAGGAATTATGTGAGGAGGGTAGAAGAATTGCCTGTTCCTATACGtcaaaagagaattcaatctccaCCCAGGGATGATTTGCCTTCAACTTCTAGGATTTCTAAAATGGATGCTTTGATAGAAATTGCTCAGAgttcaattttagaaaatgcTACTGCTGGACCTAATGAAAGATCCAAAAGTGGTTCTGCACCTGATCAACCTCACCCAATTTCAAGTCCAGAAATTCCTGCTTCCAATTCTGATCAAGAAATGAACTTTGATTCTCCTTTGAGTGAACAGGAACTGGAAGGTAGAatgattaaaaaggaaaatgatcCAGAAGATAGTGCGCATATGAGCGCAGATGGAAGTATGGAGAAACCCAGTGATCGAAGTGAAATCGTAGATGTGAagatggatgcttgtctggatGATACAAATCTCTTTCCTATTAAAAAGCAAGATGGTAATGCATCTAAAACCTTTTCGGGAAAGGAAGGCTTAGCATTTATCATACATGAACTAAACAAGTCTTGCTTTGAGAGGGAAGGAGCTTCTGAAAGTGGTGGAGTTTCTCCTTCAGGTCATCATGTTATTTGTGATGTTGACAGTGAAGCAAATATAAATGAGAATGACAATTTAGAGTGTGTGAGTCCTGTTGAAATCAATAACAAGGGCAATGAAATGAAAGTTGATGTTGATAGCAGCAATGATAGGCCAACTAATGATATTATGACCGACTCCATACAGAAAACTTCTGAAGGAAAGGAACTCCAAGGTGGGGTATCTGACTCTTCAATGTCCATGGTGCAACAATCACACTGTTTCCCCCCATTTGATGCAGCATCTGATAAG GGTGAACAAGTTTCTGGTGTTGatcagaaaaatgaaaatataacagGGTTTGAGGAGCTGAGACTGGATGAACTTGAAGCTATGAAGTATAACTTTGAAACTGTGCAAGAGTCTCTTCCCCTTCAGGAGGTACCCATAGAGTTGACAAGTACTGTAGAGATGGAAGGGGAATTTGGTTCCTCTGTTCAATTTGTATCAGAAGATGTGATGTTGAATGTGGATGGCAGACATCAGCTTACAACTGTGTGTGTATGGTGTGGAGTAGAATTTAACCATGAGACTGTCGATTCTGAACTACAACCAGATTCTGTAGGTTTCATGTGTCCAAATTGCAAAGCAAAAATATCTGGGCAACTTAATGTGTTGGATAGTGGCTCTCCGGTGCATCCTCATAGTCTCTGA